From a single Andrena cerasifolii isolate SP2316 chromosome 8, iyAndCera1_principal, whole genome shotgun sequence genomic region:
- the Mol gene encoding dual oxidase maturation factor 1 mol, with product MKGWFDAFRIDGGPTLYSYSNRTPVTGDVPLVIVFVIFGTIFTAFLVIFPGIRKERLSTFLTVTLSLFVGASIQVAQYGSSWHTSSATIVSTYSAFSRQKTTAEIGGYIGLMHINITYRLLPGNENPMDDVEYNERFWWRSTGEMTSAFKQALNQGAPFPIVSLAEYFSLHQEGFSWGSKYRQAGYYASLMLWTTFASWVMMNLLLVVVPRYGAYGMIFTGICMLLTNLIYWALLPCEPLIAHIDGSILAFNLGWNYWLVLLSGIGCLFAGVVITAIDMIFPHQFSTILEVDYDTPYDRHVIIEESFDTRNIRRRLPKIEDSFGDRIISQLSSKLQSRHDAKEDTQGVINRGYASHESSEFQHEPHEDPTKNNWSYPFPSSSRRTING from the exons ATGAAGGGATGGTTCGACGCGTTCCGTATCGACGGAGGGCCGACGTTGTACAGCTACAGCAACCGTACACCGGTCACGGGCGACGTTCCCTTGGTGATCGTCTTCGTGATCTTCGGCACCATCTTCACGGCGTTCCTGGTGATATTCCCTGGGATTCGAAAGGAG CGACTCAGCACCTTCCTCACCGTGACCTTGAGTCTCTTCGTCGGCGCGTCGATTCAAG TGGCTCAGTATGGATCATCCTGGCACACCAGCTCGGCGACCATCGTCAGCACGTACAGCGCATTCTCCCGGCAGAAGACCACCGCTGAAATCGGCGGCTACATCGGCCTGATGCACATAAACATCACGTACAGAC TGTTACCAGGCAACGAGAACCCGATGGACGACGTGGAGTACAACGAAAGGTTCTGGTGGAGAAGTACCGGGGAGATGACGAGCGCCTTCAAGCAAGCACTCAACCAGGGCGCACCGTTCCCTATAGTCTCTTTGGCGGAGTATTTCAGTCTGCATCAGGAGGGCTTCTCCTGGGGGAGCAAATACCGACAGGCTGGGTATTACGCGTCGCTGATGCTCTG GACAACCTTCGCCTCCTGGGTCATGATGAACTTGCTACTGGTGGTAGTGCCGCGATACGGAGCCTACGGCATGATATTCACTGGAATATGTATGTTACTGACGAATCTGATATACTGGGCACTGCTGCCCTGCGAGCCTCTCATAGCGCACATAGACGGCTCGATACTTGCCTTCAATCTGGGATGGAACTACTGGCTGGTTTTGCTATCTG GCATCGGGTGCCTCTTTGCTGGAGTGGTGATAACAGCGATCGACATGATATTCCCTCATCAGTTCTCCACTATACTCGAGGTCGACTATGACACACCGTACGACAGGCACGTTATCATAGAGGAGAGCTTCGACACGAGGAACATCAGGAGGAGATTACCTAAGATCGAAGACTCTTTTGGCGATCGAATTATAAG TCAACTGTCGTCGAAGCTGCAGAGCAGGCACGACGCCAAGGAAGACACGCAAGGGGTGATAAATCGCGGCTACGCGTCCCACGAATCCTCGGAGTTTCAGCACGAGCCTCACGAGGACCCGACAAAGAACAACTGGTCTTACCCTTTTCCGTCGTCTTCGAGGAGGACTATCAACGGCTGA
- the LOC143372430 gene encoding LOW QUALITY PROTEIN: uncharacterized protein LOC143372430 (The sequence of the model RefSeq protein was modified relative to this genomic sequence to represent the inferred CDS: deleted 2 bases in 1 codon), which translates to MARAEPARGEHRRGQIKGTGAKGTRTVSATGSGSTVPNTASRAPRYIEHLHHHRRLSRHHHRRSPPPPPTITTGTRIPVAERLPLAQSPQRVGPQYTRHTASLTLEGAQSKQRIKMSETEDIRAAVESNDFHRIVEEESGRSSSVDYLDTYNDIPKESTKGYSEGSNQQDTKEVTRPATFIEHEKKPYEAEKKQATQPADTTTGNREPSTGVHGGDARQEERVGASCVVDGRDSNGNAPVGEWNSLPVLVERLRAVLERSLATGSRRDDEPTPTVPEDSGIDSEEDLRIRSSVEQVLGNCKEPELKKDLKFLEELLLSDIQTALSRLRETLERIDVAVLARNGAASDPTSKLHLLRLVSSLLARLQVPEEATERTPVLPSTSLSRRRRGTRHTIGVSTEELALARKWLEEQRSSLPLDEAVASREQKEQPATPSVASVERKPEEIRDKCTKDAINQRQLLEDKNKEIRESVLRGIQQVDPAEAKQSGESMYQTPYRGNNYQGAQSNEDTAEDNEDRSRVSKLAAALRQRAELAVSSGGKYGAGNKFTAKKTKIKRANTIDIPSYLKLQAESLGHETTGCISLRRPIHVGDKAFNSANVAVPALQPKTENDRKFLALITKNNEAPTVAPVAPFKALGFTKAMDMSSLTNQQWNSRFSNIKTTFDKPSANEDRENKASSKSRLAKRFSGVFQTQVYGPPSERAPASSSYNAPMMKTDSTGGFRHAPSSPFRKIEKPSPVPPSKVPASYHWPKSAPVPSSTLREKARMMFDRESAQPSSRPRQDAEGQEKSSFPRPPWIDQERNEGKANGTVTENGKLDYRSFCKQFAPFVGKGSSVETKKLEEQRQRGLAHRDRLPGVVDGKFSFKMVPDKRPQAHQYPPVERPQGKEKFRGETRNMFEVVKSGRDSESSKTNTFPDATLRGSSSVAVQTGLSDDHQDEGRSFRVAPKITKGPGLVCSNASVQTSSDFEKPMVSVGDVDSGKHWKPLCYERPDCDQVSSAIHPSDDRQRFVLDHNQNYRTVPSDSELNDPLVSPSPRQAPSEQAYRETVPSQLAQTQQKQAENEALYPNEDKEIQGYSSSLVPPSAPNYSKSNEPSDVPEEKLSDWPTESSSFPDDENIQNQDISPDIGVVTRYTCAIATVASSVDSPEPRSEEVAVDSRASSSPSPSQWSWSKSRPPTNETASPEDEIRRHNLLQQSLVRRLQNEITTLNDPPPNFGQHLSVNQPRSFNPPSNVPQSHQPAQPSSLNQSVHPAQSHESSFAQSQSFSQSHQFTSSQPSSFNQPSNVPQTHQSSFSQPANFDQPPSSHVSSRFAKFLAPVPQKKPDPPRAHSPGPVTANRVGALRDAYEQAPSTPTKPIHKERSPIPNGVTPIDSSDEYLVSCATKPSRSIVLSKSESWHQLAVSNSYPRAPRVNVTASSAYSSSTSSASHPKPPKPRSPSSQKLRSKQYEASSMADSVKKMEDKIRQYFDSPPEATETRDHAKHRRSPRGMGKGMVSLSRSRTMPGISENEKLRLRIPPAQQVPLSNVNTADVDKAFDDLFEEATRIDSHHC; encoded by the exons ATGGCCAGAGCGGAGCCGGCACGAGGTGAGCATCGGCGTGGACAGATAAAAGGGACGGGTGCCAAGGGGACGCGCACAGTGTCCGCGACCGGTAGCGGAAGCACGGTACCAAACACCGCGTCCCGTGCGCCGCGATATATCGAG CATctccaccaccaccgccgcctTAGTCGCCACCACCATCGCCGCTCTCCACCACCACCTCCGACGATAACCACCGGAACGAGGATTCCGGTGGCAGAGAGGCTGCCGCTCGCGCAGTCTCCTCAGCGCGTAGGCCCCCAATACACA CGACACACTGCTTCTCTGACCCTTGAAG GCGCCCAGTCGAAGCAGAGGATCAAAATGTCGGAGACGGAAG ATATTCGAGCCGCGGTGGAGAGCAATGATTTCCACCGAATCGTCGAGGAAGAGAGCGGCAGGTCCAGTTCCGTGGACTACCTAGACACCTACAACGACATTCCCAAGGAATCCACGAAGGGATACTCGGAAGGGAGCAACCAGCAGGACACCAAGGAGGTAACGCGGCCCGCGACGTTCATAGAGCACGAGAAGAAACCATACGAGGCGGAGAAGAAGCAAGCCACTCAACCAG CGGATACGACCACGGGAAACCGGGAGCCGTCCACCGGCGTCCACGGCGGTGACGCGCGGCAGGAGGAGAGGGTAGGGGCGTCGTGTGTCGTCGATGGACGCGACAGCAACGGGAACGCGCCAGTCGGTGAGTGGAATTCGTTGCCCGTACTGGTCGAGCGTCTCCGCGCGGTGCTCGAGCGCTCCCTAGCCACGGGGAGCCGTCGCGACGACGAGCCGACGCCGACGGTGCCCGAGGACTCTGGCATCGACTCCGAGGAGGACCTGCGCATACGAAGCTCCGTGGAGCAGGTGCTAGGCAACTGCAAGGAGCCCGAGCTCAAGAAAGACCTCAAGTTCCTAGAGGAGCTGCTGCTGTCCGACATTCAAACAGCGCTGTCGCGATTGCGGGAGACCTTGGAGAGGATCGACGTGGCCGTGCTCGCTAGGAACGGCGCCGCTTCGGACCCCACCAGCAAGCTGCACCTTCTGCGACTGGTGTCTAGCTTGCTAGCCAGGCTGCAAGTGCCCGAAGAGGCCACTGAGAGGACACCAGTGCTACCTTCCACGTCGTTGAGCAGGAGACGTCGAGGGACCAGGCACACCATTGGAGTCTCCACAGAGGAGTTGGCTCTGGCGAGGAAATGGCTGGAGGAGCAGAGGAGTAGCTTGCCTCTGGACGAAGCGGTGGCTAGCAGGGAGCAGAAGGAGCAACCTGCGACGCCTAGCGTAGCGAGCGTGGAGAGGAAGCCGGAAGAGATACGAGACAAGTGTACGAAGGACGCCATTAATCAACGCCAGCTGCTGGAGGACAAGAATAAAGAGATTCGGGAGAGCGTGCTCCGTGGAATCCAACAGGTGGACCCTGCGGAGGCTAAACAGAGCGGGGAGAGTATGTACCAGACCCCCTACAGAGGGAATAATTACCAAGGGGCACAGAGTAACGAGGATACAGCCGAGGACAACGAGGATAGGAGTCGCGTGAGCAAGCTAGCTGCAGCCCTCAGGCAACGCGCTGAGCTGGCTGTCTCTAGTGGCGGCAAGTACGGAGCAGGGAATAAGTTCACAGCGAAAAAGACTAAGATTAAACGGGCTAATACCATAGATATACCTAGTTACTTGAAGCTTCAGGCGGAGAGTCTCGGCCACGAGACCACCGGCTGCATTTCCCTGCGGCGACCGATCCACGTCGGCGACAAGGCCTTCAATTCCGCGAACGTGGCAGTGCCCGCTTTGCAGCCTAAAACTGAGAACGACAGGAAGTTCCTGGCGCTGATTACCAAGAACAACGAGGCGCCCACCGTCGCCCCGGTAGCACCCTTCAAAGCGCTTGGCTTCACGAAAGCGATGGACATGTCGTCGCTGACCAACCAGCAGTGGAACAGTCGGTTCTCCAACATCAAGACCACCTTCGACAAGCCCTCGGCGAACGAGGACAGGGAGAACAAAGCGTCCTCGAAGAGTCGACTGGCTAAGAGGTTCTCGGGAGTGTTCCAGACGCAAGTTTACGGTCCGCCGAGCGAGAGAGCTCCGGCATCTTCGAGTTACAACGCTCCGATGATGAAGACCGACTCGACCGGTGGCTTCCGTCACGCGCCTTCTTCTCCGTTCAGGAAGATAGAGAAGCCGTCCCCGGTGCCGCCTTCGAAGGTGCCCGCTTCTTACCATTGGCCGAAGAGCGCCCCGGTGCCGTCGAGCACTTTGCGAGAGAAGGCCAGGATGATGTTCGACCGGGAGAGCGCTCAGCCCTCCTCGAGGCCCAGGCAAGATGCAGAGGGTCAGGAGAAGTCGAGCTTCCCTCGACCGCCTTGGATCGATCAGGAGAGAAACGAGGGCAAGGCGAATGGCACCGTGACGGAGAATGGGAAGCTGGACTATCGGTCCTTCTGCAAGCAGTTCGCCCCATTCGTTGGCAAAGGATCCTCCGTGGAGACGAAGAAGCTCGAGGAGCAGCGTCAACGAGGCCTGGCTCACAGAGACAGACTCCCCGGCGTGGTGGATGGCAAGTTCTCCTTCAAAATGGTCCCGGACAAACGTCCCCAGGCCCATCAGTATCCTCCAGTGGAGCGTCCTCAGGGTAAAGAGAAATTTCGCGGAGAGACGAGGAACATGTTCGAGGTGGTAAAGAGTGGACGCGACTCGGAGTCGTCGAAGACGAACACCTTCCCTGACGCGACTCTGCGCGGCAGCTCGTCAGTGGCCGTCCAAACGGGGTTGAGCGACGACCACCAGGACGAGGGGCGTTCGTTTCGCGTGGCGCCGAAGATCACGAAGGGTCCTGGCTTGGTCTGCAGCAACGCTTCCGTTCAGACCTCCAGTGATTTCGAAAAGCCAATGGTATCAGTGGGTGATGTAGACTCTGGGAAACACTGGAAACCCCTGTGCTACGAGCGACCCGATTGCGATCAAGTATCCAGCGCGATTCACCCCTCCGACGATCGCCAGCGCTTCGTCTTGGACCATAATCAGAACTACCGCACTGTTCCCAGTGATTCCGAGCTGAACGATCCCTTGGTGTCTCCCAGTCCTCGTCAGGCTCCTAGCGAGCAGGCCTACAGAGAGACTGTGCCTTCGCAACTCGCGCAGACTCAGCAGAAGCAGGCTGAGAACGAGGCTCTCTATCCAAACGAGGATAAAGAGATTCAGGGCTACTCTTCGTCGCTCGTCCCACCGAGCGCGCCTAATTATAGTAAGTCCAATGAACCGTCAGATGTTCCGGAGGAGAAGCTGTCCGACTGGCCCACCGAGAGCTCTAGTTTCCCAGACGACGAGAATATCCAGAACCAGGACATCAGTCCCGACATTGGAGTGGTCACAAGGTACACCTGCGCGATAGCTACCGTCGCGTCGTCCGTCGACAGTCCCGAGCCGCGTTCCGAGGAAGTGGCGGTCGATTCTCGAgcctcgtcgtccccgtcgccTTCGCAGTGGTCGTGGTCCAAGTCCAGGCCACCGACCAACGAGACAGCGTCGCCCGAGGACGAGATACGTCGGCACAATCTGCTGCAGCAGAGTCTAGTTCGTCGGCTGCAGAACGAGATTACCACGCTTAACGACCCACCACCGAACTTTGGTCAACACCTGAGTGTAAATCAGCCTAGGAGCTTCAATCCGCCCTCAAACGTTCCTCAGAGTCACCAGCCGGCTCAGCCATCCAGCCTGAATCAATCTGTACATCCTGCTCAGAGTCATGAATCGAGCTTCGCTCAATCCCAGAGCTTCTCTCAGAGCCACCAGTTCACCTCCAGCCAACCCTCGAGCTTCAATCAACCCTCGAACGTTCCCCAGACCCACCAGTCAAGCTTCTCTCAGCCAGCCAACTTCGACCAGCCCCCGAGTTCACACGTGTCTAGTCGGTTCGCTAAGTTCCTGGCGCCCGTGCCCCAGAAGAAGCCGGACCCTCCTCGAGCGCATTCACCCGGCCCGGTCACTGCGAACAGGGTGGGCGCCCTCAGGGACGCCTACGAGCAAGCGCCCAGCACCCCAACGAAACCGATCCACAAGGAACGGTCCCCGATACCGAACGGAGTGACCCCCATCGACTCCAGCGACGAGTACCTCGTCTCCTGCGCGACCAAACCGTCGAGGTCGATCGTCCTCTCGAAATCGGAGTCCTGGCACCAGCTGGCTGTGTCCAACAGCTACCCCCGTGCCCCTAGAGTGAACGTTACAGCGTCATCCGCATACTCATCGTCAACGTCCTCAGCTTCCCACCCGAAGCCACCTAAACCAAGATCACCGTCCTCGCAGAAGCTGCGGTCCAAGCAGTACGAGGCCTCCTCCATGGCCGACAGCGTGAAGAAGATGGAGGATAAGATCAGACAGTACTTCGACAGCCCCCCGGAAGCCACCGAAACCAGAGATCACGCGAAACACAGGCGTTCACCCCGCGGCATGGGCAAAGGGATGGTTAGCCTGTCCCGTAGCCGTACGATGCCCGGTATATCCGAGAACGAGAAGCTTCGCCTTCGGATACCACCTGCCCAGCAAGTGCCTCTATCGAACGTGAACACCGCAGACGTGGACAAAGCCTTCGACGACCTGTTCGAGGAAGCCACGAGGATCGACAGCCACCACTGTTGA